One segment of uncultured Tolumonas sp. DNA contains the following:
- a CDS encoding acetate kinase — protein MSDKLVLVLNCGSSSLKFAVLDATSGDEKLSGIAECLHLDDARIKWKLDGAKGSADLGVGAAHQEALDFIVQTILPNKPELAAELIAIGHRVVHGGEKFTQSVVIDDAVVKGIEDCSTLAPLHNPAHLVGISAAKHAFPSLPNVAVFDTAFHQTMPEQAYLYALPYQLYTDNGIRRYGMHGTSHYYISLKAAEILNKPVEELNIINCHLGNGGSVCAIKGGHSVDTSMGMTPLEGLVMGTRCGDIDPAIIFHLHDALGMSLDDIHKILTKESGLLGLTQETSDCRFVEDNYETKEEAKRAMDIYCYRLAKYIASYTAALDGRLDAVVFTGGIGENSAPIRELTLNRLGLLGFKVSTEANLATRFGKQGIISEPGSTVAMVIPTNEEWVIARDAANLVA, from the coding sequence ATGAGTGACAAGTTGGTTCTTGTACTTAACTGCGGCAGTTCTTCTTTGAAATTTGCCGTGCTTGACGCCACCTCTGGTGATGAAAAACTCTCAGGCATTGCTGAATGTTTGCACCTCGATGACGCCAGAATCAAGTGGAAACTGGATGGAGCCAAAGGCAGCGCCGATTTAGGCGTGGGTGCCGCTCATCAGGAAGCCCTCGATTTTATCGTACAGACCATCCTGCCGAACAAACCAGAACTGGCGGCTGAGTTGATCGCTATCGGTCATCGCGTTGTTCATGGTGGTGAGAAGTTTACTCAATCAGTTGTGATTGATGACGCTGTGGTTAAAGGCATTGAAGACTGCAGCACATTAGCGCCACTGCATAACCCTGCACATTTGGTTGGGATCAGTGCCGCGAAGCATGCTTTCCCATCATTACCAAATGTTGCGGTATTTGATACAGCATTCCATCAGACCATGCCAGAACAGGCTTATCTGTATGCGTTGCCATATCAGTTATACACCGATAACGGTATCCGCCGTTACGGCATGCATGGCACCAGCCATTACTATATTAGCCTGAAAGCAGCCGAAATACTGAACAAGCCAGTCGAAGAGTTGAATATTATCAACTGTCATCTGGGTAACGGTGGTTCGGTGTGTGCGATCAAAGGCGGTCATTCCGTTGATACGTCAATGGGGATGACACCGCTGGAAGGTCTGGTGATGGGCACCCGTTGTGGTGATATCGATCCGGCCATCATTTTCCATCTGCATGATGCGCTGGGAATGAGTTTGGATGATATTCATAAGATCCTGACCAAAGAATCTGGCCTGCTTGGCTTGACACAAGAGACCAGTGACTGTCGTTTCGTCGAAGATAACTACGAAACTAAAGAAGAAGCGAAACGAGCGATGGATATTTACTGCTATCGTCTGGCAAAATACATCGCTAGTTACACCGCTGCATTGGATGGACGTTTAGATGCTGTTGTCTTCACCGGTGGTATTGGTGAAAATTCGGCCCCTATTCGTGAACTGACGTTAAATCGTCTCGGTCTGCTGGGCTTTAAAGTCAGCACCGAAGCCAACCTTGCCACTCGCTTTGGTAAACAGGGTATCATCTCTGAACCGGGCAGCACGGTTGCCATGGTGATCCCTACTAACGAAGAGTGGGTGATTGCAAGAGATGCGGCGAATTTGGTCGCCTGA
- the yfbV gene encoding terminus macrodomain insulation protein YfbV, which yields MKSFGKTLTHGSDYSSVWPSQPEFASIFPEQRVIYLLNWGKRIIPALIVLSGCLQLQWGNAAHWPTFIASCLFALSLPVQGYYWLGRRADTQLPPSLSRWYFDINQKMNCAPSVNRPSYFDLATTLRQAFEQLDRVFLFQ from the coding sequence ATGAAATCTTTCGGCAAGACTCTGACACATGGTTCTGACTATTCTTCTGTCTGGCCTTCACAACCTGAATTCGCGTCTATTTTCCCTGAGCAACGTGTGATTTATCTGCTCAATTGGGGAAAACGTATTATTCCTGCATTGATTGTATTGAGTGGCTGTTTACAACTGCAGTGGGGCAATGCGGCGCATTGGCCAACGTTTATCGCGAGTTGTCTATTTGCATTGAGTTTACCGGTGCAGGGGTATTACTGGCTGGGACGACGGGCGGATACGCAATTACCACCTTCGCTGTCTCGTTGGTACTTTGATATCAATCAGAAGATGAATTGCGCACCGTCAGTCAACCGACCCAGTTATTTTGATTTGGCAACAACACTGCGCCAAGCATTCGAGCAACTGGATCGGGTATTTTTGTTTCAGTAA
- the pflA gene encoding pyruvate formate lyase 1-activating protein: MTIKGRIHSIETCGTVDGPGIRFIAFMQGCLMRCKYCHNRDTWDTEGGKEVTVDDLMKDLLAYRQYMKSSGGGVTASGGEATLQKEFVTEWFKACKAQGIHTCLDTNGFIRHYDAELDALLDQTDLVMLDIKHMNDDIHIPLTHVSNKYCLEFARYLAKKGKTIWIRYVVVPGWSDDDAGAHALGAFIRDELEGKVEKIEMLPYHELGKHKWTAMGEKYELDGVHPPKKEVMEHLKEILVSYGIKANY, translated from the coding sequence ATGACAATTAAAGGCCGTATTCATTCTATTGAAACTTGCGGAACAGTGGATGGCCCGGGGATCCGTTTCATCGCGTTTATGCAGGGCTGTTTGATGCGCTGTAAATATTGTCATAACCGTGACACCTGGGATACCGAAGGTGGTAAAGAAGTCACTGTCGATGACCTGATGAAAGATCTGCTCGCTTACCGCCAATACATGAAATCATCTGGTGGTGGTGTTACGGCATCTGGTGGCGAAGCGACGCTACAAAAAGAATTTGTCACCGAGTGGTTTAAAGCCTGTAAAGCACAAGGCATTCATACCTGCCTCGACACGAACGGCTTTATCCGTCATTACGATGCCGAATTAGATGCATTATTGGATCAAACTGATCTGGTGATGTTAGATATCAAGCACATGAACGACGATATTCATATTCCACTCACTCATGTCAGCAATAAATATTGTCTGGAATTTGCTCGTTATCTGGCCAAGAAAGGCAAAACAATCTGGATCCGCTATGTTGTAGTGCCAGGTTGGAGTGATGATGATGCTGGTGCACACGCACTGGGTGCATTCATCCGGGATGAATTGGAAGGCAAGGTAGAAAAAATTGAAATGCTGCCCTACCACGAATTAGGTAAGCATAAATGGACCGCCATGGGTGAAAAATACGAATTAGACGGTGTCCATCCGCCGAAAAAAGAAGTCATGGAACACCTGAAAGAAATTTTGGTTTCTTATGGCATTAAAGCCAACTATTAA
- the pflB gene encoding formate C-acetyltransferase: MAELSEKCLKAWEGFAPGAWQSEVNTRDFIQKNYTPYEGDESFLAGESDATAKLWEQVMEGIKEENRTHAPVDFDTDLPSTITSHDAGYINKDLEKIVGLQTEKPLKRAIVAFGGIKMVEGSCEVYGRKLDPQVKKIFTDYRKTHNQGVFDVYTKDILNCRKSGVITGLPDAYGRGRIIGDYRRVALYGIDFLMADKLAQFKSLQAKMEAGEDLEATIRLREEISEQHRALNQLKIMAAKYGCDISGPATTAQEAVQWTYFGYLGAVKSQNGAAMSFGRTATFLDVYFERDIQKGLLTETDAQEIIDHLIMKLRMVRFLRTPEYDTLFSGDPIWATESLGGMGVDGRTLVTKSSFRYLNTLYTMGPSPEPNMTILWSEDLPMGFKKYCAKVSIDTSSVQYENDDLMRNDFNNDDYAIACCVSPMVIGKQMQFFGARANLAKTMLYAINGGVDEKLKIQIGPKTEPVKSEYLDYDDVMDRLDHFMEWLATQYVTALNIIHFMHDKYSYEAIQLALHDRDVIRTMACGIAGLSITADSLSAIKYAKVKPVRDEDGIAVDFEIEGEYPQFGNNDERVDSIACDLVERFMTKIQHRKTYRNAIPTQSVLTITSNVVYGKKTGNTPDGRRSGAPFGPGANPMHGRDQKGAVASLTSVAKLPFAYAKDGISYTFSIVPNALGKETDSQKANLVGLMDGYFHHESNIEGGQHLNVNVMNREMLLDAMENPEKYPQLTIRVSGYAVRFNSLTKEQQQDVITRTFTQSM, encoded by the coding sequence ATGGCAGAGTTAAGTGAAAAATGTCTGAAAGCTTGGGAAGGTTTTGCTCCTGGTGCATGGCAGTCAGAAGTAAACACCCGTGATTTCATCCAGAAAAACTACACCCCTTATGAGGGTGACGAGTCCTTCCTGGCTGGCGAATCTGATGCTACAGCTAAGCTGTGGGAACAGGTTATGGAAGGCATCAAGGAAGAAAACCGCACTCACGCTCCTGTAGACTTTGATACTGACCTGCCGTCAACCATCACTTCTCATGATGCTGGCTATATCAATAAAGATCTGGAAAAGATCGTTGGTCTGCAGACTGAAAAACCATTGAAACGCGCTATCGTCGCTTTCGGTGGTATCAAAATGGTTGAAGGCTCTTGTGAAGTTTACGGTCGTAAACTGGATCCACAAGTTAAGAAAATCTTCACTGACTACCGTAAAACCCACAACCAGGGCGTATTTGATGTTTACACCAAAGACATCCTGAACTGTCGTAAATCTGGTGTTATCACCGGTTTGCCTGATGCGTATGGTCGTGGCCGTATCATCGGTGACTACCGTCGTGTAGCACTGTACGGTATCGACTTCCTGATGGCCGACAAACTGGCTCAGTTCAAATCTCTGCAAGCAAAAATGGAAGCTGGCGAAGATCTGGAAGCGACCATCCGTCTGCGTGAAGAAATCTCTGAACAACACCGTGCACTGAACCAGCTGAAAATCATGGCCGCTAAATACGGTTGCGATATCTCTGGTCCAGCAACTACAGCTCAAGAAGCAGTACAATGGACTTACTTCGGCTACCTGGGCGCAGTTAAGAGCCAGAACGGTGCTGCAATGTCTTTCGGCCGTACTGCAACTTTCCTGGACGTGTACTTTGAACGTGACATCCAGAAAGGTCTGTTGACTGAAACTGACGCTCAGGAAATCATCGATCACCTGATCATGAAACTGCGTATGGTACGTTTCCTGCGTACTCCTGAATACGACACACTGTTCTCTGGCGACCCAATTTGGGCAACAGAATCTCTGGGTGGTATGGGTGTTGACGGTCGTACTCTGGTAACTAAATCTTCTTTCCGTTACCTGAACACACTGTACACCATGGGCCCTTCTCCAGAGCCAAACATGACCATCCTGTGGTCTGAAGACCTGCCAATGGGCTTCAAAAAATACTGTGCTAAAGTATCTATCGATACTTCCTCAGTTCAGTACGAAAACGATGACCTGATGCGTAACGATTTCAACAACGATGACTATGCTATCGCTTGTTGCGTATCACCAATGGTGATCGGTAAACAGATGCAGTTCTTCGGTGCCCGTGCAAACTTGGCTAAAACCATGCTGTACGCAATCAACGGTGGTGTTGACGAAAAACTGAAAATTCAGATCGGTCCTAAAACTGAACCAGTTAAATCTGAATACCTGGATTACGACGATGTGATGGACCGTCTGGACCATTTCATGGAGTGGCTGGCAACTCAATACGTCACAGCACTGAATATCATTCACTTCATGCATGACAAATACAGCTACGAAGCAATTCAGCTGGCGCTGCACGACCGTGATGTGATCCGTACTATGGCTTGTGGTATCGCTGGTCTGTCTATCACTGCTGACTCTCTGTCTGCTATCAAATATGCGAAAGTTAAACCTGTTCGTGACGAAGACGGCATCGCTGTTGACTTCGAAATCGAAGGTGAATACCCACAATTTGGTAACAACGATGAGCGCGTAGATAGCATCGCTTGTGATCTGGTTGAACGTTTCATGACTAAGATCCAGCATCGCAAAACTTACCGCAATGCGATCCCAACTCAGTCAGTTCTGACCATTACCTCTAACGTAGTATATGGTAAGAAAACTGGTAACACGCCAGATGGTCGTCGTTCAGGCGCGCCATTCGGACCAGGTGCTAACCCAATGCACGGCCGTGACCAGAAAGGTGCAGTAGCATCGCTGACTTCTGTGGCTAAACTGCCATTTGCTTACGCAAAAGATGGTATTTCTTATACCTTCTCTATCGTTCCAAATGCACTGGGTAAAGAAACTGATTCACAGAAAGCGAATCTGGTTGGTCTGATGGATGGTTATTTCCATCACGAATCGAACATTGAAGGTGGTCAACACCTGAACGTGAACGTAATGAACCGTGAAATGCTGCTGGACGCGATGGAAAATCCTGAGAAATATCCTCAGCTGACTATCCGTGTATCTGGTTACGCAGTACGTTTCAACTCACTGACTAAAGAACAACAGCAAGACGTTATTACTCGTACTTTCACACAGTCCATGTAA
- the focA gene encoding formate transporter FocA, producing MKAESPFDCLKPEAIAAVAEDIVHGKATKPAAKAFTLAITAGAFIAIAFVFYITALSTGNNKLVGGICFSLGLILCVLLGGELFTSTTLTIVARAANRITWGQMLKNWGIVYFGNLVGGLLIVALIMLASQYTAGEGQWGKVALSVAQHKIHHTFIEAVALGILCNLMVCLAAWMAFGGRTMTDKALIMILPVAMFVASGFEHSIANMFMIPVGIAIENFAAPEFWTAIGVQQSVYADLTIQNFVINNLIPVTIGNIIGGGVMVGLTYWFIFRRHH from the coding sequence GTGAAAGCAGAATCTCCTTTTGATTGTCTGAAACCTGAAGCAATTGCCGCAGTAGCTGAAGACATCGTCCATGGTAAAGCAACTAAACCCGCCGCTAAAGCATTCACTCTGGCAATTACTGCCGGTGCTTTTATTGCTATAGCTTTTGTTTTCTACATCACAGCACTTTCAACCGGTAATAATAAACTGGTCGGTGGTATCTGCTTCTCGTTAGGTCTGATTTTATGTGTATTGTTGGGTGGTGAACTGTTCACTTCAACTACACTTACTATTGTGGCTCGGGCAGCAAATCGCATCACCTGGGGCCAAATGCTGAAAAACTGGGGTATAGTCTACTTTGGTAACTTAGTGGGCGGTTTGTTAATCGTTGCCCTCATTATGCTTGCTAGCCAATATACCGCTGGTGAAGGCCAATGGGGTAAAGTTGCATTATCTGTAGCACAGCATAAAATTCATCATACATTCATCGAAGCTGTTGCTTTGGGTATTCTGTGTAACCTGATGGTGTGTCTGGCTGCATGGATGGCTTTTGGTGGCCGCACCATGACTGACAAAGCATTAATTATGATTCTGCCTGTTGCCATGTTCGTGGCTTCTGGTTTTGAACATAGTATTGCCAACATGTTTATGATCCCGGTTGGCATCGCGATTGAGAATTTTGCAGCACCTGAATTCTGGACTGCGATTGGCGTTCAGCAATCAGTTTATGCAGATCTGACGATTCAAAATTTTGTTATTAATAATCTTATCCCTGTCACTATCGGCAATATTATTGGCGGTGGTGTAATGGTTGGTCTTACATACTGGTTCATTTTCCGTCGTCATCATTAA
- the ycaO gene encoding 30S ribosomal protein S12 methylthiotransferase accessory factor YcaO, translating to MQTFIPGKDAALEDSISRFQTKLQALGFSIEEASWLNPVPHVWSVHIRDKDCPLCFTNGKGATQKAALASALGEYFERLSTNYFFADFFLGNEIANGPFVHYPNEKWFPVPEDGSFPDGILDEFTRAYYNPEQELTSDMLIDLQSGNDERGICALPFIRQDNQQTVYIPMNIVANLYVSNGMSAGNTVTEARTQALSEVFERYVKNKIIREAISLPTIPADVIDRFPAIKEAINTLEQEGFPILCYDASLGGQFPVICVVLFNPQNSTCFASFGAHPQFEVAFERTVTELLQGRGLKDLDVFAPPSFNNDDVADQHNLETHFIDSSGLISWDLFKDDADYDFVDWDFSGSTEKEFHGLLAIFDELKQPVYIADYEHLGVYACRILVPEMSDIYPAEDLLYANNNMGSHLRDTILSLPGSEWEQEEYLALFDQLDEEGFDDQTRVRELLGIAADKGTAWHTLRVGELKCLLALAAGELELAQEWSGWTLDFNSSVFSAERALFFRCLNASLELFLDEERDPEQYLTAFNRMFGEDIVRQAWAHIQSTERFSGLQVADSTLQTFKSHQKLLQAYDKLQKAKQTFHEQQQLNNKK from the coding sequence ATGCAAACCTTCATCCCCGGTAAAGATGCTGCGCTGGAAGATTCTATTTCCCGCTTTCAAACAAAATTACAAGCACTCGGCTTTAGTATTGAAGAAGCATCATGGCTTAATCCTGTGCCGCACGTCTGGTCTGTTCATATTCGGGATAAAGATTGCCCACTTTGTTTCACCAACGGTAAAGGCGCCACACAAAAAGCAGCATTAGCATCAGCGTTAGGTGAGTATTTTGAACGTCTTTCCACTAACTACTTTTTTGCTGATTTTTTCCTCGGCAATGAGATCGCTAACGGGCCATTCGTGCATTATCCAAACGAAAAATGGTTTCCGGTTCCCGAAGATGGTTCGTTCCCTGATGGCATCCTTGATGAATTCACCCGTGCCTATTACAACCCGGAGCAAGAGTTGACATCTGACATGCTGATCGACTTGCAATCCGGTAATGATGAACGCGGGATCTGTGCTTTACCGTTTATACGTCAGGACAACCAGCAGACGGTTTATATTCCCATGAACATCGTCGCTAATTTATACGTATCCAATGGCATGAGCGCAGGCAATACCGTCACCGAAGCCAGAACACAAGCGTTGTCAGAAGTGTTCGAGCGTTATGTCAAAAATAAAATCATTCGTGAAGCGATCAGCCTGCCAACAATTCCGGCAGATGTCATTGATCGTTTCCCTGCGATCAAAGAAGCCATCAACACGTTGGAACAGGAAGGGTTTCCTATCCTCTGTTATGACGCCTCATTAGGTGGTCAGTTCCCGGTTATCTGTGTTGTATTATTCAACCCACAAAACAGCACCTGCTTCGCATCATTCGGCGCACATCCACAATTTGAAGTTGCGTTTGAACGTACTGTAACGGAGTTACTGCAAGGCCGCGGTCTGAAAGATCTGGATGTGTTCGCACCACCGTCTTTCAATAATGATGATGTAGCTGACCAGCACAATCTGGAAACACATTTTATCGATTCATCCGGCTTAATCAGCTGGGATCTGTTCAAAGATGATGCTGATTATGACTTCGTGGATTGGGATTTCTCGGGTTCTACAGAAAAAGAATTCCATGGTCTGTTAGCCATTTTCGATGAACTCAAACAGCCGGTTTATATTGCTGATTACGAACATCTTGGTGTTTATGCCTGTCGAATTCTGGTACCAGAAATGTCCGATATTTATCCGGCAGAAGATTTACTATATGCCAACAATAATATGGGCAGTCATCTGCGTGATACTATTCTCAGCCTGCCAGGCAGCGAGTGGGAACAAGAGGAGTATCTCGCCCTCTTCGACCAACTGGATGAAGAAGGTTTTGATGATCAGACCCGCGTGCGTGAGTTGCTGGGTATTGCAGCAGATAAAGGTACAGCCTGGCATACGCTGCGGGTTGGGGAATTGAAATGTCTGTTGGCTCTAGCTGCCGGCGAATTAGAATTAGCACAAGAATGGTCCGGCTGGACACTGGACTTCAATAGTTCCGTCTTTTCTGCTGAACGAGCACTATTTTTCCGTTGCCTGAACGCTAGTCTGGAATTATTCCTCGATGAAGAGCGAGATCCAGAACAGTATTTAACCGCTTTCAATCGCATGTTTGGTGAAGATATTGTCCGCCAAGCATGGGCTCATATTCAAAGCACTGAACGCTTCTCTGGATTGCAAGTTGCTGATTCTACGTTGCAAACTTTCAAAAGCCATCAAAAGCTATTACAGGCTTATGATAAACTTCAGAAAGCGAAACAAACGTTTCACGAACAGCAACAATTGAATAACAAAAAATAA
- the asd gene encoding aspartate-semialdehyde dehydrogenase, whose translation MKKVGLIGWRGMVGSVLMSRMIEENDFSKIDPVFFTTSQAGQEAPKFTAKPAGALEDAFNIDALKAMDIIITCQGGDYTKEVYPKLMAAGWKGYWIDAASTLRMEDNAIIILDPVNGHVIDNALNKGINTYVGGNCTVSLMLMGLGGLFANNLVEWVSSSTYQAASGAGARHMRELLQQMGSLRDVVASELADPASAILDIERKVTAAMRADEFPTSQFGAPLAGSLIPWIDVPLANGQSKEEWKGMAETNKILGLPTAGIPVDGNCVRIGALRCHSQSFTIKLKKDVPLADIHQMLAAHNDWVRVIENDRAITVKELTPAAVTGTLNVPVGRLRKMNMGQDFLSAFSVGDQLLWGAAEPLRRMLNILLAKA comes from the coding sequence ATGAAAAAAGTAGGACTAATTGGTTGGCGCGGTATGGTGGGATCGGTTCTGATGAGCCGGATGATTGAAGAAAACGACTTCAGTAAAATTGATCCCGTATTTTTTACCACCTCTCAAGCTGGTCAGGAAGCACCGAAATTTACGGCTAAACCTGCTGGCGCGTTGGAAGATGCCTTCAATATTGATGCACTGAAAGCGATGGACATCATCATCACCTGTCAGGGCGGTGATTACACGAAAGAAGTGTATCCAAAATTGATGGCTGCCGGCTGGAAAGGTTACTGGATCGATGCGGCATCTACACTGCGTATGGAAGATAATGCGATCATTATTCTGGACCCAGTGAACGGCCACGTTATTGATAATGCATTGAATAAAGGTATCAATACCTACGTTGGCGGTAACTGTACGGTCAGTTTGATGCTGATGGGCTTAGGTGGTTTGTTTGCCAACAATCTGGTGGAGTGGGTTTCTTCTTCCACTTATCAGGCGGCGTCTGGTGCTGGCGCGCGTCATATGCGTGAACTGTTGCAACAGATGGGTTCTTTGCGTGACGTGGTTGCAAGCGAATTGGCTGATCCAGCTTCTGCCATTCTGGATATTGAACGTAAAGTCACGGCCGCGATGCGTGCTGATGAATTCCCAACATCACAATTTGGTGCTCCGCTGGCCGGCAGCTTGATCCCATGGATTGATGTGCCGTTGGCGAATGGTCAAAGCAAAGAAGAATGGAAAGGCATGGCAGAAACCAACAAGATCCTTGGTTTGCCAACTGCAGGCATTCCAGTCGATGGTAACTGCGTGCGTATCGGTGCACTGCGTTGCCATAGCCAGTCTTTCACTATCAAGCTGAAAAAAGATGTGCCATTGGCTGATATTCATCAGATGTTGGCTGCACATAATGATTGGGTTCGCGTGATTGAAAATGATCGTGCTATTACAGTCAAAGAACTGACGCCAGCAGCCGTAACCGGTACATTGAATGTGCCTGTAGGCCGTCTGCGTAAGATGAATATGGGGCAGGATTTCCTGTCTGCATTCTCTGTCGGTGACCAGCTGTTGTGGGGCGCGGCTGAACCATTGCGTCGTATGCTGAATATTTTGTTAGCGAAAGCATAA
- a CDS encoding flagellar protein FlgN, whose product MIDQTLLQQQQKRLTALQEVLEKEFAALKQRQVIELAELANSKTTLLAQLTALDNQARQNASDDEYQSWRENLHDLLRSCREKNEVNGKLIEMNLIASRKLSTILAQARDRDSMTYNDHGLTQPRSSMPLGIKA is encoded by the coding sequence ATGATTGATCAGACTTTGTTACAGCAACAGCAAAAACGACTAACAGCACTGCAAGAAGTGCTGGAGAAAGAGTTTGCTGCGCTGAAACAACGTCAAGTAATTGAATTAGCTGAACTGGCTAATAGTAAAACCACACTACTAGCGCAGCTAACTGCGTTAGATAATCAAGCTCGTCAAAATGCATCTGATGATGAATATCAGAGCTGGCGTGAAAATCTTCATGACCTGCTGCGTAGTTGCCGTGAAAAAAATGAAGTGAATGGCAAATTGATTGAAATGAATTTAATTGCCAGCCGCAAACTCAGTACCATTCTCGCACAAGCTCGTGATCGTGACTCAATGACCTATAACGATCATGGTCTGACTCAGCCTCGTTCCTCTATGCCACTTGGCATTAAAGCCTGA
- the flgM gene encoding flagellar biosynthesis anti-sigma factor FlgM has protein sequence MAINNINSSLNGLSNKTSSAKTSKQGAASESSSSSVSKGTVAQDTVKLTEQAQSLNSLQQKITDAPDTDDNKVASIKAAIANGDYKINSDRIAGKMLAQESALFGDNK, from the coding sequence ATGGCTATCAATAACATCAACAGTTCACTGAATGGTTTGAGCAACAAAACCAGCAGTGCAAAAACCAGTAAACAAGGCGCCGCCAGTGAATCCAGTAGTTCATCTGTAAGCAAAGGAACCGTTGCGCAAGACACTGTAAAACTGACCGAGCAAGCGCAGTCATTGAACAGTCTGCAGCAAAAAATTACTGATGCACCTGATACCGATGACAATAAAGTCGCTAGTATTAAAGCTGCGATTGCTAATGGTGATTACAAAATCAACAGCGACCGTATTGCTGGCAAAATGCTAGCACAAGAAAGCGCCCTGTTTGGTGACAATAAATGA
- the flgA gene encoding flagellar basal body P-ring formation chaperone FlgA produces the protein MIRLIKLIYLALLVPMMANAGDTETDIQQQVSDYVLSQIQAEPSDKVEAIANTVDQRLNLAPCQQPLVLNIKGSGEIRRNTTVDVTCPDTPGWHLFVPVKIRIQKPVVAAATPIAKGTVLSADNLTVTYIDSFLLNGDMTTDMAILIGARSKRELKTNQPIRQDQICVVCRDDTVEIIAEKGGMQIKTSGRALQDGSLHDTIRVQNIRSQRIISAVVSAVGQVKVEM, from the coding sequence CAGAGACTGATATTCAACAGCAAGTCAGTGATTATGTTTTGAGTCAGATACAAGCAGAACCATCAGATAAAGTAGAAGCTATTGCCAATACCGTTGATCAACGGTTGAATTTAGCCCCTTGTCAACAACCATTGGTGCTAAATATCAAAGGCTCAGGTGAAATTCGCCGCAACACAACTGTTGATGTAACTTGTCCAGATACTCCAGGTTGGCATCTTTTTGTACCGGTTAAGATCCGAATCCAAAAACCGGTTGTTGCCGCCGCAACCCCGATAGCTAAAGGAACTGTACTTTCTGCCGATAATTTGACGGTGACTTACATCGACAGTTTCTTACTAAACGGCGACATGACGACAGATATGGCAATATTGATTGGAGCGCGGAGTAAGCGAGAACTCAAAACCAATCAACCTATCCGCCAAGATCAAATCTGTGTGGTCTGCCGCGATGATACGGTCGAGATCATTGCAGAGAAAGGTGGCATGCAAATTAAAACCAGTGGCCGTGCATTGCAGGACGGTTCCTTGCATGACACGATCCGAGTGCAAAACATTCGTTCACAACGTATTATTTCAGCTGTTGTTAGTGCGGTAGGTCAGGTAAAAGTAGAAATGTAA